Genomic DNA from Perca flavescens isolate YP-PL-M2 chromosome 14, PFLA_1.0, whole genome shotgun sequence:
TCTAGTGAGTTAACCACCAACAGACCGCGTTATTGATAATAGCCAGCCTTTTGGCCTTGATAGCAATGTTGCACAGCTAGCTTATCCTGCACAGTGCACACCCAGGCTATACGTGCCACGCCATGTATTGTTTACATAGCTTCCCCAGTTGTGCTATTTTATGACAGcacagaaaacaacaaacaatgaGTTAACGGAATAGGAAATTCAAAAAAGACGCACCCTTTATATGTTTGTACTTAATACATCAATTAGCTGTTTGGAAACACGCGAGCTTTGTCAACTCACTGGCATCGCAAGCTAGCAATGCTAAACTAGCTAGCATTTGTTAGCTAACCAAGCAGACAGGATTCACCCAATCCGATTCAGGAATCACTAGCTTATAGGCTAACATTGGAAGCTAATGTTAAAACTAGTTTTTAACACATTAGTCCATTATCGGACAGCCCTGACCTGCTTCTGTTCTTTCAGCAAAGTCTAAAGTCTCGCCACAGGATTTCTACAAAAATATCATCCATATTCCATTTTAACTGTGTATTAATCTCAATAACAAAAAGTCGCTTTGATCCAATTATGTCGGGCTTGAGATGGATGAAGAacatagctaacgttacctttgCGGtccctgtttttctttcttttaacatttaacagtcAATGTTACTGGGTCAAACTTAAATGCCACATCCTCATTTTGACAGCAGGCAGTGGTGTAAGCGAGTGCCTTAGTGGAAAGGAAAAAGTTTAATAATGTAAGAAAAGTACACGGAAAGCTAGCCCAGCACTGACAAATCTAGGAGAGTTGTCCGAAGATGGAACTCGGACATTTAGCGATCTGGCTAACGTTGCCTGGGTACACAGTGTGGATGGGCTCTCGGATTCTGTAGTTACAGAAATCTATCcaagaaacacattttctgaGATTTGCACGACTGTATTGCTCATTGCTATTTGTTGTAcacttttataacaatagttATAAAATTAATCGGCTAAAGGCTTTACTATACTTCACTTTATGAGCCCCTGAAACAGTCAACACGGACGGGAACAATGTCCCTCACGGAGCTGGACCAAGATGAGCAGCTCTCAGTGGAGCTCAGTCTGACCTATCCTACTCAATTTTGGGCTTACCGGTTTTGAAGAACGCCGCTATGTCGCTAGCGTCCTTCGTCGTCTCCTCCGCTCCTTCCCCGGAGCTCATGGCTGCCACAACCCGAACCTGGAGCTCAGTATCTCCCAAGTATATCCCTCCAAAAATCGACAAAAAAATGGCACAAAAATCACTTCTGTCCCGACAAAAGCGCCATTAAAGACACACGGACGGTTACGGTGACTTGTAGACGCTGCAGACCTCCATCTTGGGGTAACGTAATTGGAAACGATCAGCCGGGGGCACCGGGTTCCTCCTCGGAGTGGAGCCGAGGGGAGAGTAGCAGTAGCGCGGAGGAGGGGGCGGGAGGGGCCGGGTCGCTGCTCGGTGAATCTCCGTAAGCCTTCGGAAATGAGCAGACAGTGGGTCATCAAGGAACGACTGCGGTCaccgtgtgcgcgtgtgtccaGTTTACAGTTAAACGTAGGACATTTAAAACCAACGAGTAATGAAAACTACACATGTACAAAAACAAGGCACATAAAGGCTGTCAGCTATGACCATTATTTGAACGACAGGTTTATACTAGGCTATGTGTAATTTGAGTTGTCTAATCTAGCCCAATTATGCGCCACACGTCGGTGGGAAAATACCAAGTTTGGCAGGAATTTAACAGACTATGATTCATGTATTGTTTATTGTTTCTGTGATCTCTCCATAAAAAAACTGGGTGAATGTTGCGTTACCCATACTTGAAGGCAGTAGAGTGATTGTTAAAGCATCCCGGATACAATCAAAGCAGAAAAGATCAGCTGTTTTAATTGAGGGTCTGTCATACATTCGTTTCTCTATGCTGTGTTACTGTTGCCATCTGCTGGTTCAGGCTGGAACTAATGCTTCTGTTCAGTCTCTTTCCAGTGACAATATAAATAAGAAACTTGTGTTCATATTATATTAGGCCTACTTCTCGTTCATAATGTAAGTGTATAGTGCGAGTCTTCACATTGATTTAGAAACAATCCAGCCTTTTTAAGTGCCTGAAACACAATCAATCCAttcaatccactttatttatatagcacgattttaacaaacaaaaggtttccaaagtgctgcacaaaaaTCACTGAAACAATGCGTTcagttttaaaaagtattatgaaatttataataaaatattaaatacaaaCATATTATGTAGCctaaaataacaatgacatgttgaaataatccaataaaaatgtaaaactcaGCTCAAGGTTGTTTAATCCTGCTTCTTTACAAAATAAGTTATAAAAGGACAACACAATGTCATCTTGTTGATAAACCACTCGACTATTTGATGCTGCATTTCTTTAccccatttattttaatgagGGTAGATTGCATAATATATCGCCTACACATCTCAGTATAACACATATCATTCAAACAAAATGTGCATTTTTACACGTTGGGTCTCCATAAATTCCTATCAGCAAAAGAAGAAACCCCAACAGTTTGTGCAGGGCTTGGGAGGTTCAGTACTAGTACCAAGTGATTTCACCACACTGATTGAAGCTCTGTGCCCGAGTCAACGCAGGATTTATGTTGCCGCTTTTCCTGCTTTGAACAGCATTCAAGATTATCAGGATAATGCTGCTACTTGTGGATTATTACTAACTCCCTGATGATCATCCACAACTTCTTTGTTGTATTACTAAGTGACACCCAGGCCCTCCTGAATTAATGTCAAGTAAATATTTTCTCGGACTGACCAGAAGCTCAAAGGTAGTAATGAGAGCATCACAGCATGGTTGCATGCTCAAAGTGCTTTGacaagtaacacacacacacacacacacacacacacacacacacacacacacacacacacacagactgcacaTTATGCTTCAAATGATTTCCATTCAGTAAAAATGTTGATAGTTGATATTGACTAAATGCTGCGGAAATGTAGCAGACAGACACTAGATGGATGTATCGATGAGATGACATTATATTGTCCTTTTATAACTGGGACTCAACATCTCGTAGCTGTTAACATATTCATACAGACAGTGGAGAAGTGCAGACCAGCCCAATCCTATGAAGCCCATTGTCAATATTTCAATGCAGGTTAATAATTTATATAccaatgtttgaaaaaaaataaaaaataataatctttattttatttttatttgaggggaaaacattttttcaaccATAAGTCAACCATAATGATACGGATGCTCACAAGTCATTATAGCTAAACAACTCACTCAACAAGATTTCATTGAATGGACCCATTATCGAAATATCAGATGTTTCAAAAGCATGAATTAGATGCCCATGAGAACATTAGATGGTAGCAGCAACAGAAAATAATACTTATCAGAAAAGAATGAAGGCAATATAGCAAGAAATCACAAGATAAGtcaaaatgtaggcctactgagAATAAATACTgacaaatattatatataaatataaccaGGTGAGGCAGCGGGTAAACCCATCTAAGGTCAGGTTACCCTTTCTCTGTGCAGATTTTATTAGCCCAACATTTATGATATTGAtttatagaatatatatatatatatataattagatTTTATTAGATATAGAAAATGCTGAGTTAAACTGACTTGTGATAATCCTATACAGTAGGCTAAGTGTAGCCTAAGTAATaatgattaattaatcaattcTTGCTAGTTCATACTGATGGTTAAACTATTCAACTTTATAACAACTGCCGCTGTGGACACAAGTGGCACTTATGGAAAAATGTTAAACTAGTAGTACATAACAGTAGCACAACTAGAGAAGAGTCATTGAGTTAGCAAAGTAACTCTATGTCAGTTACACAGCAATATCTCTCTGAAggttgctaacgttagctaacattagctatcaTAAGCTACAGGCCGCACCAGACCACGTGAGGCTGTGCGTATTAAGTTGAGCAAGGCTCCGTTTTTACTGCGTATCAATTCAGCTTTTAATTTGTAAAAGGAATAAcgtgttatttatttttcttgcttCAAAGCAACTGCATTgagttagtagtagtagtttgaTTTGGTACGACTAGAAAACATCTCCTACTTTTATATCCCCCTTTACTGTGTGATGGCATTTGAGAGGATGCTTTTAGAAGGCAGGGATGCAAACTGTACATATTGTTGACATACCCTGAAGTTTATCGTCTTTACTTGTGCCACTGCTGTCATGCAGAAGTTGTCCCAATTAAAATAAGGCTCCTAAGTATTATTTGCAGTTAGTGTTCAGCACAATACGCAGTGCTGATTCAGTATGAAAATACAGCGTAAAGTTTAGTTTAGGAAATTGTATTTAATTTCATTGGCATCACTGCTTATCAAGACTTCTTAGATTCACATAGTatcatgtgttttattgcttTGACTGTGTATGGTGTTTTGTCCGGAAAATGAAGTTTCTTCTCGGTGCTGATGTATTACTTGTCCTGCCCAGCAGAGGGGAGGCTGATACTAGTGATCAACTGGCTGTCCTCCACAGAGGAATATTACGTAATGCTGGGTAGTGGAAGAATGAGATGTATTAGTTTTTGAACAAAATGCTTATAAAACGTCACTGTTTCGAACAATAAAACATCAAGTAAGTAGTAAGACTTACTTTCTTAAATTGAATGAAGATAAAACGGAGTGTATTATTTTCAGAGCTTCAGCCACGCAAGATGGTCCAGCTTTGAATCTGGGAGCTCTGGCATCCTACATTAGGTCATCTGTCAAAAACTTGGGGGTTACTTTTGATTGCAGCATGAAATTTGACAAACAGATCAGTAATGTTGTTAGAATGAGCTTTTTCCAGCTTCGTCTCCTGGCTAAAGTTAAGCCTTTCCTGAACAGGCATGATCTAGAAAAGGCGATCCATGCTCTTCTCAGTTCAAgattggattactgtaatgctctttatATTGGTCTGAATCAAACCTCCATCTCACGTCTTCAACTTGTACAAAATCCTGCTGctcgctttttaacaaatacaccTAGACGTGCACATATTACTCCCGTTCTCCACACtctacattggctccctgtgcgttttagaatagattttaagattttgttgtttgcttttaaggccttaaatgGTCTGGCCCCGGAGTATTTGTCTGAAATTTTAACTTTGCGGGAGCACAACCGGTCATTGCGTTCTTCAAATCAGCGAGTTTTAGAAGTGCCTAGGTCAAGGTATAAACAttggggtgatcaggctttggcagttgctgccccgagactctggaacaaattaccccctgatattcgcactatcacagatgtagctctttttaggtccaaactcaaaacgtATCTGTTCTCTCTGGCCTTTAATACATagcagtggtgtgacaatttcattcttttgtttctgtgtaaccttttcttattttactgttttctatgttcattctctctattgtatgacatgtgtttctgatgttaagcactttggatacctgctggttttgtaaagtgctatataaataaattttgattgattgattgaagacGCTGATTCAGAAAATAGGTTTTCAGGGCCTTAATAACCCTGATGAAGTGTATTGGTCAAACTGTGTTGCTTTTCACCATAAAGTTGTATTGGTTGTACATGGATACCTTCTGACTGTTGACATTATTTTTCACTTGGCATTTTGTGAGTAATTTGTTGTCCAGGTTAGTTGGATTAGTGGTTGTGTCGTTTACAATTAGGCATGACTTTTATCATTCACTGATCTTTGGGCAGGGAATCTTCATTATCAGCTGATGCTGTGTGCCTGGCTTCATATGAGGAGGACTTTTTGTCATTCAAATATTCGGTGCTACTTTGAATGATACAAAGAAGACGCTAACATTCAATCCTATATTAACAAAAAATCATCTGAAGCAGTGGAGAATATACAGATGAAAACAAGGCTCAGTGACACTGGAATCTCCCATTAGTAACTCAGGACCATTGAATGACTGCCCTCAGGTGGTTTGAAATTCCACAGTGACTCCTGCCAAATATCCCTCTGAAATGTCAGCAGTAATTACTCCTGTGCTCTGAGACAACCTCTCAAATGAATGAACGCAGGTGGGGATCATGCCCCATATCCcttactctgtctctctctctctcgctttgtCCACATAGGCCTATCCCTTCTGTACTTCTATCCCTCCCTTGTTGTTGGAAACCTCTTGAACTCCGCTGCTGAATCTTTGGCAGTTTTATCAAAATCTGTGCTCCCCTGCTGTCAATGAGGTTCAAGGCTTTCTATTGTggttctgtgtatgtgtatgtgtatgtgtgtgtgtgtgtgtgtgtgtgtgtgtgtatgtgcgtgtgtgtgtgtgtgtgtgtgtgttgtcacagtgaggGGTCCTCTTATTGCCACCCCCTGCTCTATCGTAATTATGTGGAAGGAGAGAACAATAACAGCATGTGGGACTggctgactgacacacacacacacacacacacacacacacacacacacacacacacacacacacacacatatacacgcacccatacacacacacacacacacatacaagataAGGTATGTCTCTATGGCCATAATCTTCTAAATGGAAAAAGCTAAGAGGTTAACTGAACCACTATGTGGACAATATAAGCTTCCTCTCAGGCCACTatcactcaacacacacacacacacactcagtgatGGATTAaagtgtgcgtgtctgtgtgtgagagcctCTAAAAATTCTTTTGTGCTTATTTTGTGTGCGACAAAATAAAATTACCACACATTTatttgcattattatttttcagtCACATCACCCCGTTCTATCAAAGTGTGCACAATTCtattctgttgtttttctttttcaaaatataatcaaaAAGACTTATTCACATTCTTGCCCAGGAGTTATATgaaaagatcaataccactctcatgtctttcTTTCAAATGTGAAGCTACAatcagcagccggttagcttagcttagcataaagactgacgACACGGGGTAACTTCTAGCATGGCTCTGAACAAAGTTAACAAAATCAGCCCACCAGCacctcagcttttcttagagataagtagggggggcgccaaggaaaaaaggttgggaaccagtgCTATAGGCAACCAGCAGAGACCCCATGAAGTTTATGCgccatgtcaaaaaaaaattctgcagCTAACCCACAAAAAACTAAATCTCGGACAGAGCTACTGGGCAAGCTGTTTCCCCCAAGCTACGCTAACTATCTCCTGGCTGTAGCATTATATTTAACAGCTATGAAAGAGATTTCAATCTTCTACTCTAACTTTTTGCATGAAAGCGAATAGACCAGttcccaaaatgtaaaactattaaTTTAAGGATACATCATTACGAATAAATTGGTTTTACAGAAGTTGTTTTGTAGCCACTTTCGCTGTCTCCCCATACGGGGGTCAATTTTCCAAGATTAACTTGATGTGCACCATCTGTATCTTTACAGACTGCTGAGGGACTGGGAGGTTATTTACAGTTTATCTGAAGCCCCAGCAATTGGACTTTCTTGTCAGCCATAGCTGAACCACATATTCCACACTGTGCTTGAGGCATAGTCTGTCCAGTGTTATAAATTGATTCTGCTGCCAGAGTCACACAGCAGATGCAGGGAAAGACCTTCAAAGGACCTTGAATTGACAAGTGCTATCAGCATAAAGGGAGACACTGGTGCAACTGTGCAACAATGTGCTGTCACTGCATTTTCAATCCATTGTTGACACTCAACAATCTCGTAGCAATAATTCAAAAGTGTATCAGCTAACAGACAATGCATGGGTTGCAATGCATATTTTCCTTTAATAGCAGCATTCTGACTGTAACTATGATATAAGTAAGGGATATAGGTGGGAGACAGGCCGATCTGTAAATACATTCGCTTAAATACACCCGCTACTGCCAGCCTGTTTAACTTTAGTTAAagatacaacaataaaaaaaataggcaCATAAAGAACTATAGGGATCAGGGTTGTGATACAGTAACTCTTAAACCAGTTCCATAAGCCATAGGTTAATTGGAATGTAGGAATCATCTTATAAGCCTCCCTAAGTTGTCAAGTGAACGGAAAATGGAAGTTTTATCAATAATTGATGGTAAAAGTGAGACAGTTCCAACAATTAACTTAATAAGCCCCTTGTTATTTTCCTGCAGCAAAAATAGCTCTGGGTCTCCACAAAAAGGGTACATTAGTAACGATTTCCCACCAGGTCATATAGTGAATTGTGGCTTTCAGCTAAATCAGTTGAAATTTGATCATTTCAAACAATAGAAGTGAGCAGAAATGATGTGGCCTGTTCAGAGGATAAAAACCAGTCAGGAGGCTAATGTTCCCTCAAAGCTTAGTTAGGTAGCAACGTAGGCTACATCTAAATGCGTCACACtggtataataaaataataacattattaCATACCAGTATAACAACTTTGTTTAGAAGACACTGGTATTATTAGGCATATAGGCCATAAAGAAAGGCATTTGAGTTAGTTGACATAGCTCTTCGAAGCGAAACAGCACATGTTATAGCACCTTGACTCTCTAAAGTACACCCAAAAGAAAGAGCCTGTGAACGTTGCACGTAGACACCAGTTGAAACAATCGGTATCCTAGCAACCAAACGCCAGGCCAGCGTTCTGCGTATACAAGCCTGGGTTTTCAGTTTTCGGAGGTTTTATCAAACTTTTAGCTAATGTAACTTAGCTTTTACCTTACCTTCACTGAGTGGTTTTAGCCAAGACGATGGACGTATTACTCGAGGCACAAACCAAACCGCTTTCTATACTGTCTGCATTTAGTTACGTCCCACCACGACGAAAGGAagacatgtcgtactttaacaaaggCTCCAAGGTAAATAACGTGTTGCTGTTTGATACTTTATTGCCACCGCCGGCTGTGCTAAAACAATCTCACCGCTAAAGctaggcagctagctagctagttagaaATACTTATTTAGATTAATCATACTGTGACAGTAGCACAGCAGAAAATATGTTCAAATAGGAAATCCCACCGGCCACAGAGTCTCATTAAAGTCATTGTCATATTTGTCCTACAATGATATTACACTAATATCATGCAAGTGTTTCTAAACGATGACCTTAAATGCCACTGGTGACTGATCcactgctgtttgttttcttgtgATCCACTTTGAAGAAGAGCTTGTTGTGATTATCGCCTTCTACCTCCTGCACCTTCCCCAAAGTGGCGCAcaatgaccccccccccccccccctttctgtTTAAGGACAGACTTTGAATGATAAACACTGGTCCGCTGTCTCTCCATCGGTAGGCCCCAGAAGTGTTCACGTACGACCAAGTGTTCCAACAGGAAGAGGGTTATGACATGAGACTGCACCGAGATGACAGAAAACACTTTAAAGGAAGAGGACTGGACATAAACGAGGAGGTATAGTGACCACTCTTTGGATGAGCTCAGACTTGAGTTGAATGAATGTGAGAAAGTGTGGCTAGCCTAGCCTCAGCAAGATATTAGACTCGTTAGTGTTAAGAAATATCAAAAGACGTGTTccttctgatttctggaggaaggaggagaggctggggtcgaattgaaagttaagcaaagggtttaatgaaactacatgaaaacgacagtcaaaacacaatcaaacataaaacactgccagcagcagactgcaaaacatgcttccccttgttgggacacagattgcatccatgcgacatgacaaaacaatatgctgtaaacagcggactccaactgcttcccttgcggggtcacagattgaagtcccGAATTCACCTCGgtttcctgtggaattgtgggtctctgattaaggacacacctctgattttaggtttactccaggtcacagactaaggttgattATCATTTAGTGCTGATtatattcaagtttacagagtttgcatttcctttgttctaacccaGACTTGGCACCAGGAGGTTGGAGACTCAAAGAGACGTTTCTCTTCGTATgttaatagttggttttaacctaatcaatttaaccaaagacaggaagagagggggagagaaataaCCAGCTGTTTTTACCTTAGTAGGCTAGTCATTCTAGATTCcattcctattttcataacctgactgcagcatacaatttattatttaaaacataaaacataagcatggttttaactttttacaaccTAACATTAGGAATTGTGGGAAATGGACTCTAAATTTATACTTGTTTTGTAGGCTATGTTATAAAAATCATGGATCTGACATAATTTATATCCTTTAGTAATCCAAACTCTGTcctggattttattttattttctctttttttttcttctttcgaTTATACTGTAGCACCTAAAATCCAAACTAAATGTAATCTTGATCAGAGCTGAAGTCTATTATAGatcaacataaaacaaaaacaataatcaCAGTGTGGCTTTAgtctaattttatttatttgataaatGTTACTACATCTACAACGCCAATTCACTACACAAACCAGGTAATGTTATAGTAAAAGAAACAATCCAGCCGTAGAACTGCTACAAATGCTCAATCTTTCACTTGTACAGATTAAttcaagtgctcatattatgttcattttcaggttcatcaaaaaacaccatgtttttgttgtactgcacattgctgcagctcctcttttcaccctgtgtgttgagctctctgttttagctacagagtgaggcatctcacttctgttccatctttgttgggagtcgcacatgcgcagtagctaggtaaggactactagccagtcagaagcagagtatgagcagctaggcgagcattataacgtgtgttacaaagtgacacacatttgtctctgaagtaaaggctggactacaatagagctgtttggagcagtttgtgaacagtgttttctgttggagatggtaagtccctttgggggtggactttgggctttttcactttgtaaacctataacgtgcacaaaaaatatatataacacaataaaggaaaggggaaagccaaaaagcataatatgagcactttaatgtaaACTCACCAAAAAGAACTGTGTACATCTTTAAATCACCTTCAGAAATGATAGGCTTGTCATATTAATTAATACTACTATTTATAGTGATTAATCGTTAAAATCTGACATATTGAAATACACAGACATGTAACCCACACacgttaattaaaaaaacttcCTTCCTTTTGACTTGACCCACCATTGACTCAATGGTACCATCCTATCAGGGATAACTTTGAAATTGTGTTCCCCACTGGAGGTAAAATGTTGAAAAGGGCTGCATGATTTATTATATAagtttttttggccattttagcctttaatagaCAGGAAGACTGTAAGGAAAGggggcaggagagagagagggggaagaaatGCAGCACTCAAACCCTGAGCCACTGcgttgaggactgagcctccTCTGCATATGGGTGCCCGCTCttccaggtgagctacccaggcgcccgtgatttattttcttttaaacttaTGAATTACAGTTCGTTACTTCTTCTCCAGTATTGACGTCAGTGGGCAGTGCCTGCAGCTCTGACCACCTACACACTCGGCACACAGACCGGTACATTATAGGCATTTGCAACTTGCAAACAGAAGCTTTAGATGATGTTGGCAATATGGCCTTTGGAGTAGATGGAAATGTCAAGATATTATGAGAATTCGTTCTAAAAGagcatacatttaaaaatgttccaTATTTATAAGtctgttcatttttttatttatttttttaaccacgTGGTAACTGACATATATTGACATCTTAGTTTTATGACATTGTTTTGTGGCTCCTTTTGAAGCCATTTCATCTCCATGGAGGAATTATTCATGTCGAGAAAACTAGCTCACTGAGTGAGTTTCTGGGTCACTGAAAGCAGAGAGGGTGGTGAACAAAGCAGCTCCACACTCTGCTGAGCTTGTAATTACAGCGAGTTGAGCAGTTGGCTGTCAGCATTTGTGACAGCTCCTGCTGAATTACAACGTTTCTGGGCCAAGATTCACATTCGAATGTGAATTAAAATCATTTTATTGTATAAACCATTCAGAGGATAatggcagtgtttttttttcattaaggACATAAGGCTTATGCTAATAGAAAAGCTACCAGTGAGTCTGCCGCAGCCAGAAGCAGTTGCTGTCTGCTCTGCAGATAGTTAGCCTGACCTCCCTAAAGTCAGAGGCTGCCAGAGTTCAAAAGTGGGTTGGAAAAGCTGTCAGTGAGACACACTGCTGCCCTGGGCCACATTGGGATACATGTACTTTTCCTAATATAATATTGTGGTGTAAGctattaatttaatttgttaaTTTTCACTCCTACCAATATTGTACCCTAACACACGTAGAAGAGacaacattatttatatattataaagaCGATGATGAAACAGAAATCCATACCCAATCACAAATTACATGGCAGAGAGGGGgtaacaatctttttttttttacctcagttCTGCATCGATGGTATGGTTCCATGTAGGTGTTGTAAGTTCCATGTAGTTAGCGATCATGCACAATACCTGGACTCCAGAACTGACGCACATACTGTAACAGGAATTGCAACCATTATCAATGTTATTGAATTGTTatgcatgtcaaaatgtcttctgtgaaaagaAATCTATTGGCTATTTCCCCCAAATCGTTCAACCAAAACACAGGATAATGGCTAgtcctgatttatttatttatttattctgtatCTCTTTGCCTTTGTTGTCCTGCTCAACCCCAGGAGAAGTCCAGAGCCATACCGGTGCGCACCTCTGCAGAATATGGCCGCCATCCTGTTCCCCTCACCTACCAAACAAGCCGGCAGCACTCGCGCGTGGCTTGCATAAAAGCGGACTTTTTCAAGAAAAATGGAATCGTCTGGAATGTGGCAGAAGGATACGGATCAGTGGTCCCTGATTGAGTGTTTGTTCTCACTGTGAAAAGAATAAACTAGTGTTGTAGTGTGCAGATTGTACTTGATGGGTCCAcagtaaaaaaactaaaacatttcaACCATTGTTTAATCAGATGCCGTTTGATTATGGTATATTATTGAATTCTAGTTAGTCATCATTAGCAAGACAAATTGTTATTTTAAGTATATAAAGTATTAAATATTATCTGTCAAAAGACCTTAAAGAATACATCAAAATATGAAGACGGTGACATTTTCCAGGAAGCTC
This window encodes:
- the cfap90 gene encoding uncharacterized protein C5orf49 homolog: MDVLLEAQTKPLSILSAFSYVPPRRKEDMSYFNKGSKAPEVFTYDQVFQQEEGYDMRLHRDDRKHFKGRGLDINEEEKSRAIPVRTSAEYGRHPVPLTYQTSRQHSRVACIKADFFKKNGIVWNVAEGYGSVVPD